A single window of Chitinophaga sp. XS-30 DNA harbors:
- a CDS encoding sensor histidine kinase KdpD translates to MKKSSTGLQNSKVITGVYVFVLAYTVLQLLWWGVLLHQQSRQISRYEQQELMHRIHQLNQPAEFMMEMQRLQKEEQMRTFKYIGEGVIFLILIIAGAVLVYRSVWKQMRLSRQQQNFMMAVTHELKSPIATAKLNLETLRKHKLDEEKQLKLLNNTIRETNRLDQLCNNILLASQFEHQKYQPFLEHLDFSRLLCAGIEELRDRTASHHIKADIFPHVWLQADKFMMQLMLNNLVENAVKYAPKGTDITIRLRATEEGLKLTVSDEGEGIPAEERYKIFLKFYRIGNENTRKSKGSGLGLYLTKRIVEQHGGTITVKDNVPKGTTFEMTWNDYSVQSV, encoded by the coding sequence ATGAAGAAGTCCTCAACAGGCTTGCAAAACAGTAAGGTGATCACCGGCGTGTACGTTTTTGTGCTGGCATACACCGTTCTCCAGCTGCTATGGTGGGGCGTATTGCTGCACCAGCAAAGCAGGCAGATCTCCAGGTATGAACAGCAGGAACTGATGCACCGCATCCACCAGCTGAACCAGCCCGCTGAATTCATGATGGAAATGCAGCGCCTGCAAAAGGAGGAACAGATGCGCACCTTCAAATATATCGGCGAAGGCGTGATCTTCCTGATCCTCATCATCGCCGGCGCTGTGCTCGTGTACCGTTCCGTATGGAAACAGATGCGGCTCTCGCGGCAGCAACAGAACTTCATGATGGCGGTTACCCATGAGCTGAAAAGTCCCATCGCTACCGCCAAGCTTAACCTGGAGACACTGCGCAAGCACAAGCTGGATGAAGAAAAACAACTCAAGCTGCTGAACAATACCATCCGCGAAACGAACCGGCTGGACCAGTTGTGCAATAACATCCTGCTGGCTTCCCAGTTCGAGCACCAGAAATACCAGCCTTTCCTGGAACACCTGGATTTCTCCCGCCTGCTCTGCGCAGGCATAGAAGAGCTCCGGGACCGGACGGCCAGCCATCACATCAAAGCGGATATCTTTCCGCACGTCTGGCTGCAGGCGGACAAGTTCATGATGCAGCTGATGCTGAACAACCTGGTGGAGAATGCCGTAAAATACGCGCCGAAAGGAACGGATATCACCATCCGGCTCCGCGCCACGGAAGAAGGCCTGAAGCTGACCGTCAGCGATGAAGGGGAAGGCATACCGGCGGAAGAGCGGTACAAGATCTTTCTTAAATTCTACCGCATCGGGAACGAAAACACCCGGAAGTCCAAAGGTTCCGGACTGGGGCTGTACCTGACCAAACGGATCGTGGAACAGCACGGCGGCACCATTACAGTGAAAGACAATGTTCCCAAAGGCACCACCTTTGAGATGACCTGGAACGATTATTCCGTACAATCTGTATAA
- a CDS encoding response regulator transcription factor, whose amino-acid sequence MKEATKASILLVEDEENLQEALKLNLELEGYEVTAVDNGTAALKAVKNEYFDLIILDIMLPEMDGLAVCENIRIQNNEVPILFLSAKNSSADRVLGLKKGGDDYMTKPFNLEELLLRVEKLIVKNKKIQDKDSVPNVYHFGSNMIDFAAQECVGKDGKHHELSKKETMLLKLLIENKGEVVTREKILQVVWGYNVYPTTRTIDNFILNFRKYFEQDSRNSQYFHSVRGVGYKFTDG is encoded by the coding sequence ATGAAGGAAGCGACGAAAGCATCGATCTTGCTGGTAGAAGACGAGGAGAACCTCCAGGAAGCGTTAAAGCTGAACCTGGAACTGGAAGGATATGAGGTTACGGCGGTGGACAATGGCACCGCTGCGCTGAAGGCCGTCAAGAATGAATATTTCGACCTGATCATTCTCGATATCATGCTGCCCGAAATGGATGGACTGGCCGTATGTGAAAATATCCGCATACAAAATAACGAGGTGCCCATTCTTTTCCTCAGCGCCAAGAACAGCAGCGCGGACCGCGTACTCGGCCTTAAAAAGGGCGGGGATGACTATATGACCAAGCCCTTCAACCTGGAAGAGCTGCTGCTCCGGGTAGAAAAGCTCATTGTAAAGAACAAGAAGATACAGGACAAGGACAGTGTGCCCAATGTATATCACTTTGGCAGCAATATGATCGATTTTGCCGCACAGGAATGTGTGGGTAAAGACGGTAAACACCATGAGCTGAGCAAAAAAGAAACCATGCTGCTGAAACTGCTGATCGAAAACAAGGGAGAAGTGGTTACGCGGGAAAAGATACTGCAGGTAGTATGGGGATACAACGTATATCCCACCACCCGTACCATTGATAATTTCATTCTCAACTTCCGCAAATACTTCGAGCAGGACAGCCGCAATTCACAGTATTTTCATTCCGTGCGCGGTGTAGGTTACAAGTTTACGGACGGCTGA
- a CDS encoding sensor histidine kinase encodes MYNPFGESVLLHDGLCFLLNGKALYWAVFLIVTGAVGLFFWWRERRLRKKIQAKMSAQRSWAALELHALQSQMDPHFIFNSLNAIHSYILSARTEQASSYLTRFSRLMRMTIENSGREWISLQEEIEGLELYLQLEQLRFEGQFEYSLQLQPALQGTQILVPPFIVQPYLQNAIWHRLLQKTPDKKGRLRIEIGRKENELYIRLEDNGMPRQSVFHSYQQKTSGTRVAAERLLWLNARYHTHATISSGHLYDQHHKRTGTYTIIHLPDVTAASLPQEEEIFK; translated from the coding sequence ATGTATAACCCCTTCGGTGAATCTGTATTGTTACATGACGGCTTATGTTTCCTGCTAAACGGGAAAGCGCTCTACTGGGCGGTATTCCTCATTGTTACCGGGGCTGTTGGCCTGTTCTTCTGGTGGAGGGAACGCCGGCTCAGGAAAAAGATACAGGCAAAGATGTCTGCCCAGCGCAGCTGGGCCGCGCTGGAGTTGCATGCACTGCAATCGCAGATGGACCCGCATTTTATTTTCAACAGCCTGAACGCCATTCATAGCTATATACTTTCCGCCAGAACAGAACAGGCCTCCTCCTACCTGACCCGCTTTTCGCGGCTGATGCGTATGACGATAGAGAACAGCGGCAGGGAATGGATCAGCCTGCAGGAAGAGATAGAGGGGCTGGAGCTTTACCTGCAACTGGAACAATTGCGTTTTGAAGGCCAGTTTGAATACAGCCTGCAACTGCAACCTGCGCTACAGGGCACACAGATACTGGTGCCGCCTTTTATCGTTCAGCCGTATTTGCAGAATGCCATCTGGCACCGCCTGCTGCAAAAGACGCCGGACAAAAAAGGCCGGCTGCGGATAGAGATCGGGCGAAAGGAAAATGAACTGTACATCCGGCTGGAAGACAATGGCATGCCCCGCCAGAGCGTATTTCACAGCTATCAGCAAAAGACCTCAGGCACCCGGGTAGCGGCGGAACGCCTCCTCTGGCTCAATGCCCGCTACCATACACATGCCACCATCAGCAGCGGACATCTGTACGACCAGCATCATAAAAGGACCGGCACCTATACGATCATCCATCTGCCGGATGTTACTGCTGCCTCCCTGCCGCAGGAAGAGGAGATTTTTAAGTAA
- a CDS encoding LytTR family DNA-binding domain-containing protein, translating into MQAIIIDDEQHCRDVLQILLTRHCPEITISAICNGAEEGLQAIERHHPQLVFLDVEMPGMNGFEMLENCPRRSFAVIFTTAYDRYAIKAIRHSALDFLLKPVDKEELVQAAHKALSQNTNTASKVDALLQFLQQHIQPNERIALPAVDGLRMMPVKDILYCESEGGYTRVFLQSLGKPVLICRTLKEVEEVLRDKGFFRVHNSFLINLAFMYKYIKGDGGEIIMTDGKNIPVSRNRKQDFLMRIEKL; encoded by the coding sequence ATGCAAGCCATTATCATTGATGATGAACAACACTGTCGGGATGTATTGCAGATACTGCTGACCCGCCATTGCCCGGAGATCACGATCTCCGCCATATGCAACGGTGCGGAAGAAGGACTGCAGGCCATTGAACGGCATCACCCGCAGCTGGTTTTCCTGGATGTGGAAATGCCGGGCATGAATGGCTTCGAGATGCTGGAAAACTGTCCCCGCCGCAGCTTCGCCGTTATCTTTACTACGGCATACGACCGCTATGCCATCAAGGCCATCCGCCATAGCGCCCTCGATTTTCTGCTGAAGCCGGTGGACAAGGAAGAACTGGTGCAGGCCGCACATAAAGCCCTCTCCCAGAACACCAATACCGCCTCCAAGGTAGACGCGCTCCTGCAATTCCTGCAGCAGCATATACAACCCAATGAAAGGATCGCACTCCCCGCGGTGGACGGGCTGCGGATGATGCCGGTAAAGGATATCCTGTATTGCGAATCGGAAGGCGGCTATACCCGTGTATTCCTGCAGAGCCTGGGGAAACCCGTGCTGATCTGCCGGACGTTGAAAGAAGTGGAAGAAGTGCTGAGGGATAAAGGTTTCTTCAGAGTGCATAACAGCTTCCTCATCAACCTGGCATTCATGTACAAATACATCAAGGGAGACGGGGGAGAGATCATTATGACGGACGGGAAGAACATTCCCGTATCCCGGAACAGGAAACAGGACTTCCTGATGCGGATAGAGAAATTGTAA
- a CDS encoding tetratricopeptide repeat protein, which yields MTRSFIQPIMLAAVCLLSCITLQAQDTALFREANQLYREQEYRAAAAKYQQLIDSGYQVADLYFNAGNAYYKSNQTGMAVYSFEKALNLNPGDDAIEHNLQLANLQVNNTIESLPMLFFERWWLQWQQLHTAAGWAIGTIVLFWLCCAGAMAYFFIPRFQGNPYIRWSATAFAVLFIGYFSMAVWMHNKAYNSGVGIVLKTVKVKAAPDDGGKDLFDAQEGVKVHLLDATSEYCKIELADGKTGWIAVADVKEL from the coding sequence ATGACGCGATCATTCATTCAACCAATCATGCTGGCAGCTGTATGCCTGCTTTCTTGCATTACCCTTCAGGCACAGGATACCGCACTGTTCAGGGAAGCCAACCAGCTTTACCGGGAGCAGGAATACCGGGCGGCGGCGGCAAAATACCAGCAGCTGATCGATTCCGGTTACCAGGTGGCCGATCTTTACTTCAATGCCGGCAATGCTTATTACAAAAGCAATCAGACCGGCATGGCGGTGTACAGCTTTGAGAAAGCGCTGAACCTGAACCCCGGCGATGACGCCATTGAGCATAACCTGCAACTGGCTAACCTGCAGGTGAATAATACGATTGAATCCCTTCCCATGTTATTTTTTGAACGATGGTGGCTGCAATGGCAGCAGCTGCATACCGCCGCGGGATGGGCCATCGGCACCATTGTGCTGTTCTGGCTCTGTTGTGCGGGCGCTATGGCATATTTCTTCATCCCCCGCTTTCAGGGCAACCCGTATATCCGCTGGAGCGCCACCGCATTCGCAGTGCTTTTCATCGGGTATTTCAGCATGGCCGTATGGATGCATAACAAGGCTTATAACAGCGGTGTGGGCATCGTGCTGAAAACGGTGAAGGTAAAGGCCGCGCCGGATGATGGCGGTAAAGACCTCTTTGACGCACAGGAAGGGGTTAAAGTACACCTGCTGGACGCCACCAGTGAATATTGCAAGATCGAACTGGCGGATGGCAAAACCGGCTGGATAGCCGTGGCCGATGTAAAGGAGCTGTAG
- a CDS encoding BatD family protein has translation MKVITANFKRSVCTLLLTCCVAVMANAQEFRFTAAVNSNTIALDELVRIQFLIENPVNLSAFNPPEFKGFNIVQGQQQMQGSSIINGRASTYIAFSYVLQPKQAGSFTIPGATARVDGRIVKSNPVNIEVVKGGEGSQLPPQRQQPAPRRAYPDRGESQPGVLRPGEDVKEKLRKNIFVKVDVDKTTVYEGEQLTATYKLYTRLPTNSSVTKVPAFKGFSAKDIDLPNPPQATEEMVNGVPFKVFIIRKTLLFPLQSGVLELDPAEVDNQVHLVSVNRRKRPANDPFNDPFFRDAFGGANPFDDPFFEDAFARPQYEVVPYKIQSPTVKVTVKPLPAEGRPASFNGAVGNFRMTATVDKTDLSTDDAITLKVGITGQGNVNLLNAPPLNIPPAFEKYDPSVSDKIDRNSNPLSGTRQFQYVLMPQEKGNFTLPPVEFSYFDPAANAYKTLQSSAFPLHIIAGKQTKKEKEDFGNTQLADIRTSGQHWSKQSPFFFGKPVFWVLLALPLLVLAGMAVYRRQQVFRQSNAALLRHKHANKAALKRLELAARYLKEGKDKAFYEETSRATWGYLSHKLKIPMAELSKQVVQDRLQALQINAETTRKLFELTDRCEMALYAPSGSSEHRRNAYQEAVEVISSLEDELKGRSAK, from the coding sequence ATGAAGGTTATTACTGCCAATTTTAAAAGATCTGTTTGCACACTCCTGCTGACCTGTTGTGTAGCCGTTATGGCGAATGCCCAGGAGTTCCGGTTCACGGCTGCTGTAAATTCAAATACCATTGCGCTGGATGAACTGGTCAGGATACAATTCCTGATTGAGAATCCTGTCAATCTCAGCGCTTTCAATCCTCCCGAATTCAAAGGGTTCAACATCGTGCAGGGCCAGCAGCAGATGCAGGGCAGTTCCATCATCAACGGCCGCGCATCCACTTACATCGCTTTCAGTTATGTACTGCAACCGAAACAAGCCGGTTCTTTTACCATTCCCGGCGCTACCGCGCGGGTAGACGGCAGGATCGTGAAAAGCAATCCCGTGAATATCGAGGTGGTGAAAGGTGGCGAAGGTTCGCAGCTTCCGCCGCAACGCCAGCAGCCGGCGCCGCGCAGAGCGTACCCGGACCGTGGGGAATCGCAACCCGGTGTGCTTCGCCCGGGTGAAGATGTAAAGGAAAAACTGCGGAAGAATATCTTTGTAAAAGTGGATGTGGACAAAACCACGGTATATGAAGGGGAACAGCTCACCGCCACCTATAAATTGTACACCCGCCTGCCCACGAATTCCAGCGTAACAAAAGTGCCTGCCTTCAAAGGGTTCTCCGCAAAGGATATCGACCTGCCCAATCCGCCGCAGGCAACGGAGGAAATGGTGAACGGTGTGCCTTTCAAGGTGTTTATCATCCGGAAGACCTTACTGTTCCCGCTGCAGAGCGGCGTGCTGGAGCTGGACCCTGCGGAGGTGGACAACCAGGTGCATCTGGTCAGCGTCAACCGCAGAAAACGGCCCGCCAATGACCCGTTCAACGATCCCTTTTTCCGGGATGCCTTCGGCGGCGCCAATCCCTTCGATGATCCTTTCTTTGAAGATGCCTTCGCCAGACCGCAGTATGAAGTGGTGCCGTACAAGATCCAAAGTCCCACCGTCAAGGTAACGGTAAAACCGCTGCCGGCAGAAGGTCGCCCGGCCAGCTTCAATGGCGCGGTCGGTAATTTCAGGATGACGGCTACAGTGGATAAAACGGACCTGAGCACGGATGATGCGATCACCCTGAAGGTAGGGATCACCGGGCAGGGAAATGTGAACCTGCTGAATGCACCGCCGCTCAACATACCACCGGCATTTGAAAAATATGATCCCTCCGTTTCCGATAAAATTGACAGGAACAGCAATCCGCTGAGCGGAACGCGCCAGTTCCAGTATGTGCTGATGCCGCAGGAGAAAGGTAATTTCACCTTGCCGCCTGTGGAGTTCTCTTATTTCGATCCGGCGGCGAATGCTTATAAAACGCTGCAGTCCTCTGCTTTCCCCCTGCATATCATTGCCGGCAAACAGACGAAGAAAGAAAAAGAGGATTTCGGGAACACGCAACTGGCGGACATCCGCACGTCCGGGCAGCACTGGAGCAAACAGAGCCCCTTCTTCTTTGGCAAACCGGTGTTCTGGGTGCTGCTGGCACTGCCTTTACTGGTATTGGCCGGCATGGCCGTCTACCGCAGGCAGCAGGTTTTCCGGCAGAGCAATGCAGCATTACTGCGGCATAAACACGCTAACAAGGCCGCGCTGAAACGCCTTGAACTGGCGGCGCGTTATCTGAAGGAGGGGAAAGACAAGGCCTTCTATGAAGAAACCTCCCGCGCCACATGGGGTTATCTCAGCCATAAGCTGAAGATCCCGATGGCGGAGTTGAGCAAACAGGTGGTGCAGGACAGGTTGCAGGCGCTGCAGATCAATGCTGAAACAACGCGCAAGCTATTTGAACTGACAGACCGTTGCGAGATGGCCCTGTATGCCCCGTCCGGCAGCAGCGAACACCGCCGGAACGCATACCAGGAAGCCGTGGAAGTGATCAGCTCACTGGAAGATGAATTAAAAGGCCGGTCCGCAAAATAA
- a CDS encoding SDR family oxidoreductase, translating into MKYAVITGASKGIGRAIAEKLAAEGFDIAICARNAAALAVAKAAIEAQRAGAKVLAEVVDMGVKAEVLAFARKIQEELGPAADILVNNAGIFVPGAVHEEADGHLEKMMNVNVYSAYHLTRQLLPAMQEARRGHIFNLCSTASHKAYPNGGSYSITKFALLGFSKNLREEMKPFNVKVTSISPGPTLTASWEGFSGPEDRLMEPADVSAMIWAAYTLSKQAVVEDILMRPMLGDFE; encoded by the coding sequence ATGAAGTATGCAGTCATAACAGGAGCCAGTAAGGGAATCGGCCGTGCCATAGCGGAAAAGCTGGCGGCGGAAGGTTTTGATATTGCCATATGTGCGCGGAATGCGGCGGCGCTTGCCGTTGCGAAGGCTGCGATAGAAGCGCAGCGGGCCGGGGCGAAAGTGCTGGCGGAAGTGGTGGATATGGGCGTGAAAGCGGAAGTGCTGGCATTTGCCCGTAAAATTCAGGAGGAGCTCGGCCCTGCAGCGGACATCCTGGTGAACAACGCCGGCATTTTTGTACCGGGGGCGGTGCATGAGGAAGCGGACGGGCATCTGGAGAAAATGATGAATGTGAACGTTTACAGCGCTTATCATCTCACGCGGCAACTGCTGCCGGCTATGCAGGAAGCCCGCAGGGGGCATATTTTCAACCTCTGTTCCACTGCCAGCCACAAAGCATATCCCAATGGGGGTTCATACAGCATCACAAAGTTTGCGCTGCTGGGGTTCTCCAAAAATCTGCGGGAAGAGATGAAGCCTTTTAACGTGAAAGTCACTTCCATTAGTCCCGGCCCCACGCTTACCGCTTCGTGGGAGGGGTTCAGCGGGCCGGAGGACCGCCTGATGGAGCCCGCTGACGTATCGGCCATGATCTGGGCCGCCTATACCCTTAGCAAACAGGCTGTTGTGGAAGATATACTGATGCGGCCCATGTTGGGTGATTTCGAATGA
- a CDS encoding YjjG family noncanonical pyrimidine nucleotidase gives MRYKHIFFDLDHTLWDFEANAIATLQELYEEHSLESLGIPSFDKFYASYSVINDKLWDRFRKGFINRQELRTKRFSLTFLDFRICNDKVCHDLGMRFLEVLPTKTALFPHTTHVLDYLREKDYPIHIITNGFEETQKLKMAHSGIQHYFTHIITSETCGRLKPHREIFDYAVNLASTKHEESIMIGDTLDVDILGAQEAGMDQVYFAPDKVQEGVKPTYTIRCLQELKEIL, from the coding sequence ATGAGATACAAGCATATTTTTTTCGATCTGGATCATACCCTTTGGGATTTTGAGGCCAACGCCATCGCAACACTGCAGGAACTTTATGAGGAACATTCGCTGGAAAGCCTGGGGATACCCTCGTTTGACAAATTCTACGCGTCTTATTCCGTTATCAACGATAAACTGTGGGACCGCTTCCGGAAAGGATTCATCAACCGGCAGGAACTGCGTACCAAACGTTTCAGCCTGACCTTCCTGGATTTCAGGATCTGCAACGATAAAGTGTGCCATGACCTCGGTATGCGCTTCCTGGAAGTGCTGCCTACCAAAACGGCCCTTTTCCCGCACACCACCCATGTGCTGGATTACCTCCGCGAAAAAGACTACCCCATCCATATCATTACAAACGGCTTTGAGGAAACGCAAAAGCTGAAGATGGCACATTCCGGCATACAGCATTACTTCACGCATATCATCACCTCCGAGACCTGCGGAAGGCTGAAGCCGCACCGCGAGATCTTCGATTATGCGGTGAACCTGGCTTCCACGAAGCATGAGGAAAGCATCATGATCGGCGATACGCTGGATGTAGATATCCTCGGCGCGCAGGAAGCGGGCATGGACCAGGTGTATTTTGCGCCGGATAAAGTACAGGAAGGAGTGAAGCCCACTTATACGATCAGGTGTTTGCAGGAATTGAAGGAGATATTGTAA
- a CDS encoding phosphatidylserine decarboxylase family protein has protein sequence MTIHREGTATITLTFILLALINGAIFYFLPGSPVLFWTVLGFSLVFFLFIVSFFRIPKRQHTLNEQLVIAPADGRVVVIEETVETEYFKDKRLQVSIFMSPANVHVNRNPISGEVKLSQYHAGKYLVAWHPKSSTENERHTVVIGNGTQEILVRQIAGALARRIVNYLKAGMQVKQNDEMGFIKFGSRVDIYLPVGTKVDVQLQQTVRGGQTVIAKLG, from the coding sequence ATGACTATCCACCGTGAGGGAACAGCCACTATTACCCTGACCTTTATACTGCTGGCGCTGATCAATGGCGCGATATTTTATTTCCTGCCCGGATCGCCGGTGCTTTTTTGGACCGTTCTGGGTTTTTCCCTGGTGTTCTTCCTGTTCATCGTTTCCTTTTTCCGCATTCCCAAACGCCAGCATACCCTGAATGAACAGCTGGTGATCGCTCCGGCGGACGGACGGGTAGTGGTGATCGAAGAAACGGTGGAAACGGAATATTTCAAAGACAAACGCCTGCAGGTATCCATTTTTATGAGCCCGGCCAATGTGCATGTGAACAGGAACCCGATCAGTGGGGAGGTAAAACTCAGCCAGTACCATGCCGGCAAATACCTCGTGGCCTGGCACCCGAAATCATCCACCGAAAACGAGCGTCATACCGTGGTGATCGGCAACGGCACGCAGGAAATACTGGTACGGCAGATTGCCGGCGCCCTCGCCCGGAGGATCGTCAATTATCTCAAAGCCGGTATGCAGGTAAAACAGAACGACGAAATGGGCTTTATCAAATTCGGCTCCCGTGTGGACATCTACCTGCCCGTTGGCACCAAAGTGGATGTGCAGTTGCAGCAGACCGTGAGAGGCGGGCAAACGGTGATTGCGAAGCTGGGGTAA
- a CDS encoding phosphatidate cytidylyltransferase codes for MKTFVTRTVTALFFVAIMLGGILWNELSFFLLFFLINFFALQEYFRLVRQIDAEYSEVSAWHRYGVLVAGCAMMMAVTDQHFAGCGVSLGEIGWVMAFIFILLLPLGEILMSRNFSLKTIGYSLLGLLYVTAPLSLIVDLRLYEGGVVPGWHTIVHRGYGYLIPLLLIIFIWINDTMAYIVGSLIGRTPFFPSISPKKTIEGTVGGMVLAITAAGVFGYFWGDQWLHWPHWIGLACIAALFGTAGDLLESRLKRLAGIKDSGSIMPGHGGFLDRFDSLLVAAPFAWIYARLFIA; via the coding sequence ATGAAGACATTCGTCACGCGTACCGTTACTGCCCTTTTTTTTGTTGCCATCATGCTCGGGGGCATCCTGTGGAATGAGCTGTCATTTTTCCTTCTTTTTTTTCTGATCAATTTTTTTGCCCTGCAGGAGTACTTCCGGCTGGTTCGCCAGATCGATGCGGAATACAGTGAAGTGTCTGCCTGGCACCGCTATGGCGTGCTGGTTGCCGGTTGCGCGATGATGATGGCGGTAACGGACCAGCATTTTGCCGGCTGTGGTGTTTCACTGGGGGAGATCGGCTGGGTGATGGCCTTTATTTTCATTCTCCTGCTGCCGTTGGGCGAGATACTGATGAGCCGTAACTTCTCGCTGAAGACTATCGGGTATTCGCTGCTCGGCCTGTTATATGTGACCGCTCCGTTAAGTTTGATCGTGGATCTGCGTTTATACGAAGGTGGTGTTGTACCCGGATGGCATACCATTGTTCACCGGGGATACGGTTATCTCATTCCGCTCCTGCTGATCATTTTTATCTGGATCAATGATACGATGGCCTATATCGTAGGCTCCCTGATCGGCCGTACGCCGTTCTTTCCCTCCATCTCCCCGAAAAAGACCATTGAAGGAACAGTCGGCGGGATGGTGCTGGCGATCACCGCGGCTGGTGTTTTCGGCTATTTTTGGGGCGATCAGTGGTTGCACTGGCCTCACTGGATCGGGCTGGCCTGCATAGCAGCGCTGTTTGGAACGGCGGGAGACCTGCTGGAGTCCCGCCTGAAACGCCTGGCCGGCATTAAAGACTCCGGAAGCATCATGCCCGGGCACGGCGGGTTTCTGGACCGGTTCGATTCCCTGCTGGTAGCTGCTCCTTTTGCCTGGATCTATGCCAGGCTCTTTATTGCATAA
- a CDS encoding putative signal transducing protein, with amino-acid sequence MEKDWVKVYGSNVSYEAEIIKGMLLENEIEAVVVNRQDSSFVTMLPGMDEVYVHQSNETKAKELIAAGSGQAGNVENNV; translated from the coding sequence ATGGAAAAAGATTGGGTGAAAGTTTATGGGAGCAACGTCTCCTACGAAGCGGAGATCATCAAGGGAATGTTGCTTGAAAATGAGATCGAGGCCGTGGTGGTCAACCGGCAGGATTCGTCTTTTGTGACCATGCTGCCCGGTATGGACGAGGTGTATGTGCACCAGTCCAACGAAACGAAGGCAAAAGAACTGATCGCGGCAGGCAGCGGGCAGGCTGGTAACGTGGAAAACAATGTGTAG
- a CDS encoding CPBP family intramembrane glutamic endopeptidase: MGYLRQYSPFMQLVTFLGLMFAFMMLHSLFMAGFFPAISGGYTIEQFRDATVWKDPAFVRGLKTVQLLYTVVGFLAPALIFAYLAHPRPALYLGMRQAPKGSQLVLAVLVLACALPLVGVTAEWNNSWQVSYAIRDMEDLAAEQTKLLLDMPGLSDMLFSLLLLALLPAIAEELFFRGVLQRLIMQIVKNGWLAVIITAILFSAIHMQFLGFIPRVVLGFVMGAIYLLTGNLWLSIAAHFLNNGLQVVLVYLYQSKMIDYDVLKDEHTPLYYGAISLLLVGFLLTVLHKRAKAAGQTFELPAEKEEENEDSIFKD; the protein is encoded by the coding sequence ATGGGCTACCTCCGTCAATATTCCCCTTTCATGCAACTGGTGACCTTCCTGGGCCTGATGTTTGCGTTCATGATGTTGCATTCCCTGTTCATGGCCGGATTTTTTCCGGCTATCAGCGGCGGCTATACGATAGAACAGTTCCGCGATGCCACAGTCTGGAAAGATCCGGCTTTTGTGCGGGGGCTCAAGACCGTACAGCTGTTGTACACGGTGGTGGGCTTTCTGGCGCCGGCGCTGATCTTCGCCTACCTGGCGCATCCCCGCCCGGCGCTATACCTGGGCATGCGGCAGGCCCCGAAGGGAAGCCAGCTGGTGCTGGCCGTTCTGGTGCTGGCCTGCGCCCTGCCGCTGGTGGGCGTAACGGCGGAATGGAACAACAGCTGGCAGGTATCCTATGCCATCCGGGATATGGAAGACCTGGCGGCGGAACAGACGAAATTGCTGCTGGATATGCCCGGCCTGAGCGATATGCTTTTCTCCCTGCTGCTGCTGGCCCTCCTGCCGGCCATCGCGGAAGAGCTGTTCTTCCGGGGCGTGCTGCAACGGCTGATCATGCAGATCGTAAAGAATGGCTGGCTGGCCGTGATCATTACCGCCATACTGTTCAGTGCCATTCATATGCAGTTCCTTGGTTTTATACCGAGAGTAGTGCTGGGCTTTGTCATGGGCGCCATTTACCTGCTCACCGGCAACCTCTGGCTGTCCATTGCCGCCCACTTCCTCAACAACGGGTTGCAGGTAGTGCTGGTGTACCTGTACCAGTCAAAAATGATTGATTATGATGTGCTGAAAGACGAGCATACCCCGCTTTATTACGGTGCCATCAGCCTGTTACTGGTCGGATTTTTGCTGACTGTATTACACAAACGTGCAAAAGCGGCGGGCCAGACCTTTGAACTGCCGGCGGAAAAGGAAGAGGAGAATGAAGATTCAATATTTAAAGACTGA